CAGCTTCGTAATAGCTGTCTGATACTGTTGTCAATGTGCCTCCGATAAGCGCCATAAAGTACGGGAAACCAAGCCACAGATTGATTAACAATGCCAGTATTCGCGCGAGGGATACATGACTCGGATCGGTGAACCAATAAATACGCTCATCTGTAAATCCTTTATCAAGCAGGAACTGGCTTATCGGGCCAAATTGTCCGTTAAACATCGACTTGAATACCAGCGCCGAGATCATCGCCGGAACCGCCCAAGGCAGAATATAAATGCTCCGCCACAGCTTCTTGAACTTCACAGCCGGGTTGTTCAGCAGCACCGCCTGAAAGAAGCCAAAGAAGTAGGTGGTGATTGTCGCCAAGATCGCCCATACAAACGTCCACAAGAGTACATTAAGAAACGTATGCATCCAGGAAAAGACTTGCGTCACCGTTACAAAGTTATCGAATCCGACCCAGTGGACAAGCTTAGTCGGCGGCGTATTGCTGCGGCTGTAATCAGTAAAAGCAATCAGCACGCCGAACACAATCGGCAGCACGCATATAAACAAGGTCAGCAATGCCGCCGGAGACAGCACGATGTAGGCATACATCGATTCCCACAGCTGCTTCATGTCTTGCAGCGAGCTGTGCTGGAGGCCGGACTCTTCCATCCGGCGTCTAACCCTTACGGCATCTCTAATATTCCATATATAGAAGAAGACCAGAATCAGAATAACGAATAACGCGATGATCCCGTTCGCCATTAAGACGATGGAATGATCCCCGGGTGTTAGCCCGGATATCCCCATTTTCCTTGGCTGAGTCCCTAATGTAACAAGGCCCCAG
This region of Paenibacillus sp. FSL K6-1096 genomic DNA includes:
- a CDS encoding sugar ABC transporter permease, whose translation is MNQSQNKQTAPAWAAGVLSAIVWGGGQWLNRQYLKGLLFFLISAGGITAELTTGHYNDMSAGFRLRDNGGFFLKGLWGLVTLGTQPRKMGISGLTPGDHSIVLMANGIIALFVILILVFFYIWNIRDAVRVRRRMEESGLQHSSLQDMKQLWESMYAYIVLSPAALLTLFICVLPIVFGVLIAFTDYSRSNTPPTKLVHWVGFDNFVTVTQVFSWMHTFLNVLLWTFVWAILATITTYFFGFFQAVLLNNPAVKFKKLWRSIYILPWAVPAMISALVFKSMFNGQFGPISQFLLDKGFTDERIYWFTDPSHVSLARILALLINLWLGFPYFMALIGGTLTTVSDSYYEAARMDGATSSQTFWRITFPIVYRATAPLLMLSFVSNFNNFGVIYFLTEGGPANPNYNFAGNTDLLITWLYKLTLDNRLYNMGAVMSIIVFLIVASFSLLNLRKSKSLEEL